GGCACCAAGAGACTTGTTTGACACAGAGTTGCCACCAACTTTCaatttgctcaaaaaaaaaaatgcagtaactATGTAGCAAAATAGAATGAAGCACGCCTGTGTTACTCCCAGCAGGGGCAGGAGCCAGAGTGCCTGCATTTACACCAGTTCCTAAGCCCCAATTCTCAGAGAATGTGATAAGGACAAGTACCACCTGCACACACAATGCATGTGTCACAGGAGAGGATTCCTCAGCTTAAGAAATCAGATCTTGTCACTGGGGATAAGCCTGGCTGAACTTTGcctgaaaagaatacatttattatactgctgctgctaagtcacttcagtcgtgtccaactctgtgcgaccccataggtggcagcccaccaggctcccctgtccctggaactctccaggcaagaacactggagtgggttgccatttccttctccaatgcaggaaagtgaatgaaagtgaagtcgctcagtcgtgtccgaccctcagcgaccccatggactgcagcccaccaggctcctccatccatgggattctccaggcaggagtactagagtggggtgccattgcctacacTGGATAGTGAAAAATCTGCCCTTTGCTCTGGAAAGACACACTGTTTCTATCTTCCAGTGCTGTTCATTATAGAAACATCCTTGAAGAAATGGTCTAGAACAAAAGAAGTGAATGTCTCTGGTCACAAAATGTGCAGAAAAGCAATAAACACATGGAGAACTGTGTCTTACAAAGCACGCATTAATTTTATActcgtgatttttttttaataaatgtatttatttatttttgactgaactgggtcttcgttgctgcacggggATTTTCTCTGGCTGTGGAGAGCAGGAGATACTCCCTAGTttcgagggcttctcattgccatggcttctcttgtttcagagtctgggctccagagtgcaggcaTCAGTGGTTGTGgcaacaggcttagttgccccgaggaaggtgtggaatcttcctggaccagggatggaacccatgttctctgcattggcaggtggatttttagccgctggactaccagggaagtctgtttcCTTTATTTGTAGCCGGGAATGGGAGATGGAAACATTCATCAGTGACTATTCTTTCTAAGTATAGaattatattctaattttctCTAGTGTACTAgaagcttaaaaacaaaaagacactgACACAGGGAAAGAACCCTTCATCAAGTCAACTATTTTAGAAAGtctgagagaatgaatgaacacaaGCTGAAAGGAAGTAGAGATGTGATTTTAATATTAACTAAAGCCTGCTTTAAGATGAAAAAGGATTAAAGAGGATAAAGATCTTTCAGTTCCTAACAGATACAATCTATGATGAATGTATAACATTCGTGAAGCTCCATGCCCTCCATAACCCAGCATCAAATCAAAAGGTAAAATCTATTAATATACAGAGAGAAAATAGTTGAAATGTTTATTACTTTACAGATCAATCAACATCCAAATATTGTAGAGAAAATAGTTAAAATGTTCACTActttacaaatcaatcaatatccAAATATTATCATCTTCATATACACTTATGTGAATCCTGATTCACAGATACAGCTATGATGTAGAAGAAACCTGATTGAAGTCCATTACATATAAAAAAAGACCCCAAGGATCCAGCAGGAATCTCAAAGGTGGAAGGGTAAATCTGAGCTGAGTGTTCATGGGCAGAGCTGGTTTGACACAATGGAGTTGGGAGCCCCCATGCATGGAGCCACCATGGAGCAGAGTCAGAATTTTATGGAGGATAAAATAAACTTGACCTCCAATAGCTGTGACCCGAGGCCAGAGGTGGACCCCCAAAGGGATGTGAGCCACGAGCATCAATGCTGCAGCAAAACAGGCCTCCGGGAGATCAAACAAGATCAAGGTTCAGTAGCTACACTGGGTTCTAGCAACTCACACAATCATGGCCTTGGGTGGGTCCAACTTCCAGTTCTCTCTCTCCACCTGGCAGCAGAAAGCAAGACTGACTGACTCCTTTGAGTGAATTTCTGAGATGCTCTGACACCAAGAGAAAGGTACTGGACTTTCTGACAGTTTTATCAGGTGGGGTGGgacagaaataatgaagaaataaaggaatgatGACCTTAATTTTTACTCCAAGTTCGGGCAATAGGTATGTAGGCTAACTGTGACACTAAGGAACACAAAGATGTCTACACCAGGAAGTGTACAGCTATGTTATTTATAGCACAGAGACACTTTAAGTTGTCCAGAGtcaaggaataaataaattgcaTCCATGAGTGGATAAAATATTATATGGCCATTAAAATCAAATTTCTAAGACTTTTACTGAGATGGGAAGAAGGAGGTGGAAAATGAGAACACAAATGGGAAAAGTGCAGCCAACTTTTCTAAAGctatgctaactcacttcagtcgtgtctgactctgtgtgacctcatggacggcagcccaccaggcttctccatccgtgggattctccaggcaagaacactggagtgggttgccatttccttctccaatacatgaaagtggaaagtgaaagtgaacttgctcagtcgtgtctgactcttagcgaccccatggactgcagcctaccaggctcctccgtccatgggattttccaagcaacagtactggagtggggtgccattgccttctcccatgtgtAATACTGAAGTTATCTTGGAGCAGCAAATTTACAAGTTATTTTGATCTTcttcttaatgatttttttaatgttccataGTATGTAGGTATTACCTGTCAAGtaacaagtgatttttaaatgaggCAAATTTTAAACTCCTTCTCAAGcaagaatgttcaaattaaaaGTTAAGgcgaggatttccctggtgatatactggtaaagaacttgccttccaatgtgggagatgcgggttccatccctggttggggaactaagatggtATATACCTCTGGGTAACACAGCCCCttcactgcaatgaagacccagcacagccaaaatagatAAAAGTTTAGGCGACATTCAttcatccttttttttatttttctttcagctaGATCTGAGTATTGCCTTTGGTCTAAGAGCAGTGCCAGACACTAGGGAATAAAGTGAATAGCATGTGAATTTGGGTATGGACTGTCTCATAATATGTGGGAAATCCTTGTGGAGGGGAAGaataaaccaaaggaaaaaacagagctCGAGAATCAGAAGGGCTCGTGGAGGACGAGGTGGCATTTGACTTGGTTTGAAGGTGTGGCGGAGGGTTGCTAGCCAGGGAGGAAAGCAAGGGGCAAATGTTGATTTGGATTCCTAGTACCAAAAATTGCCCGGATGACCCCGCCCCCTAAGATCAGACAGCCAATCAGGATGCTCACAGGGGGTTTCCGCATTCTGCGCCGCTTCGCCTCTCCAAGATCTGAACCGAAAGTCCACCTGAGCCCCTGAGTCTCACCTGAAATATTACTATCGACTTTAGTCCTCATATTTCACTCGGTTGTTTCTTTATCTGCGTCTCATAACCACTCTTGTGAGCGTTTTTGTGACCCAGTCTTTATGACTCACCATGACAGAGAGCACATAAGATGATGGAGACCAGTGATTCGTCATCCTGACTGCACAATAGAATCGCGAGATTCTAAAACCTCAGTGTTAAGGCCCCACATCCAGAGATTCTGATCTATTTGGTCTGTGCTGGGACCTGGACATCAGTGGGTGGGCCGTAACTTCCAGGTGActttaatattcaaaaatacGTGGAACCTGTATCTTTCTAAACATACCACTTAAAAAATTGGATGTGGttgtaaaataattcaaaagttagtcattaaaaaaaaaaaaaaaaaaaacccgtctCTTTACTTGGTAGATGCAGCAGGGTTATAGATGAATTAGGTCCACAAATAAATAATGATTGTCTTCTACatgcccctcagttcagttcagtcgctcagtcgtgtccgactctttgcaaccccatgaattgcagcacgccaggcctccctgtccatcaacgtTTCCTTCCAGATTGCCCTTGGCAAAACGGCTCAACAGCTACTTAGttactaagaaaataaatctgcatGGGGAGGAGGCTCAGTTTTGATTCTCTCCTGAGACAGAAAACATTTTCCTGCCAACCACTTTTCCAAGAGCCCTTTTCAAGTTtctgttcctcaggctgtagatgaaAGGATTCAGCGTGGGGGTCACCACCGTGTACATCACAGTAGCTACAGTGTCCTTCTCCGACGAGTGGGAGGACAAAGGGTTGAAATACACAGCAATGATGGTGCCATAGAAGAGGGAAACCACAGCCAGGTGGgagccacaggtggagaaggctttccATCTCCCCTTTGTGGATGGGATCCTCAGGACAGCACAGGTGATGCGGACATATGAAGCCAGGATGCAAACGAACGGGGTGATCATGATCAGGGCACCCTCAGTCAGAATCACCACCTCATTGAGGTGTGTGTCAGAGCAGGAGAGTTTGAGGAGGGGGGTCACATCACAGAAGAAGTGGGGGATGGCATTGTCTGCACAGAAGGAGAGTCGAGCCATCAGCAGGGTGTGCAACAGGACATTCAAGTTGGCAATGATCCACGACCCAGTGACCAGCAGGACACAGAGCTGGGGGGTCATCTTCGCTGAATAGTGTAAGGGGTGGCATACAGCCAcaaagcggtcataggccatcacagccAGGAGGAAATTGTCCATGTCCACGAACATGAAAACAAAGTACATCTGCGTGAGACACCCAGAGAAAGAGATGGTCTGTCTCCCGAGTATGTGGTTGGCCAGCACTTTGGGGACAGTggtggaggagaagcagatgtcCACGAAAGACAGGTtgcagaggaagaagtacatggggatGTGCAGGCGAGAGTCCATGCTGATGGCTAGGAGGATGAGCAGGTTTCCCAGGACTGTGGCCAGGTACATGGTCAGGAAGAGCAGgaagaggagctgctgctgctggggctgcctggagagccccaggaggaggaacTCAGAGACTCTCGACTGGTTCGCCTCTCCCATGTGGCTGGGAGCCTAGACCCAAAAGCAGACAGCAGCAGGAAAAATTCAAAAGTCTGGAAATGATGGTCAAAATGGGGCAATTAAGAAGAATGCAAGGAAAAAGGCAGTGGTATTAAAACCTTGCTGAGGCATTAGCACTTTTCTCCAGGTATGTTTTGTGCCTCTTCTATTAGCAAAATTAGGGCTGTTTCCCTATGCTCGTGCTGTACCTCTAGAAGGACACCGAGAAAATGTGACAGTGGTTTTGTCcataatttttgtgtatgtttaaaCTTTCTACCATaatcatgtattttttaatgtaagtatcAGAAACACTACAGATACAGGAATATTAATAGAGACTTTATTATTTATGATGAGTACTGGATAACACAAGTGTAAAAGGTTGACATAGAGACTGACATGTAGTAAGCATATACCCTGAAACAGAGTACTGATGTCATTGATATTAATATCATTAGTGATGTTGCCTTAGAGAATATTTTTTAGTTCCCTTACCTCTAATCTGTAGCTGTTACACATTCCTAGCACACCTGCTCTGAGGATGATATAATGATCAATCAAAAACTGCTACTAATGATAGTATCGCTGCTACTTCTTCCTGGGCTCAAATTTCTGGAGCAATTTACAGAGCTCTGAGTCAGCCTTTTTGGCTATGTGTGCTGAGCTCCCTAACTCAAATtcctaaaattaaaatggaaacaacccagaggATTGGCAGAAACTCAGTCCATTTGTTTTCCTCACAGTTCAGAGTCTCATAAACAGATAAAACATACTGGCTATGCCCGAGCAAGAACTGCAGATGAGCTCAGAACTGTTTCTACAAAGTCACTAAAGGAAGATGTAATGAGGAGTGCCCCCTTAAGGCTTtacaccttgctgctgctgctgctgctaagtcgcttcagtcttgtctgactctgtgtgaccccatagacagcagcccaccaataaataaatttacataaataaataaataaatgattgatgaAGTCCCACCCATCTGACTCTTACCCAGGAAGAATGTAGTCTTCACGGTCCCCAGAATTCCCatgtttgcttctcttttctagacctggcaagagattttttttctgaaggagAGGGACTCATCTTTGGGTTTTTAGGCTGAGTCTGCATGAACAAGGGGATGGGGTGCACAGACACAGCCCTTTGTGCAAGAAGGATGTTTGGGTATCACATGGTCAGCTCTTTACAGGAGACTAGATGGCCACTAGGGCCATATGCCCTGAGGGCCTCATTAGAGACAAGCAGATAGTCActgtctcctctcctctgtgGGCTTTTTTTGGATCCAACACTGGTAATAAAGACCTGTCATCAGAGTTATATAATTGCTGCTTCAGGACTTGGCAACACTGGAAATGATGTAATCTTGGGGATCGTCAGCATCCGCAACCCTTCTGCTAGAGAAAACTCCCAATTCTATATTTTATCCCCCACCTAGCCTTGCTGGGAAATACACATGAAGCTGGATAAGGGTTAAACTTTGGATAACCTAGATCAGTACTGAATTCCAGACCCACATCATCGGTTGTATGACTTTGAGAAAGCTATCGATCTTTAGAGAATTACAAATTTTCACTCTCTgtagaaaggagaaataataatCACCTTGTAGAATTGtgagattaaatgaggtaatttaTGTTAAACATCCATGACCTCTAACTTCATCAATGCACTAGGCTAGGACCATGACCACTAGGTGAAGGTTAAAGGTATTTGTGATGTTTAtaccctttgttttcttcttaatcaCCTGTGTTTTGGATAAATAACATTTGGAAATAGTGTCACATATTTATCTTCATATGTCAATAGTTATTTTTACAATGGGTCAGTGGAAAAATCTTtcattctatattttaatttggGGGTAAATGAGGTAGAAATAGGAAacattgctgaattcatttataaaTTGGTAGAACATGGATGTTAAtgaggaacagagaattcctgagtCCAATACATAGTGTTGTATTTGTGCTGAGGGCAAGATCTGGCTTTAAGATGCCCAATAAAGCCTTTAAT
This portion of the Bos indicus x Bos taurus breed Angus x Brahman F1 hybrid chromosome 25, Bos_hybrid_MaternalHap_v2.0, whole genome shotgun sequence genome encodes:
- the LOC113883397 gene encoding olfactory receptor 1F1-like, which encodes MGEANQSRVSEFLLLGLSRQPQQQQLLFLLFLTMYLATVLGNLLILLAISMDSRLHIPMYFFLCNLSFVDICFSSTTVPKVLANHILGRQTISFSGCLTQMYFVFMFVDMDNFLLAVMAYDRFVAVCHPLHYSAKMTPQLCVLLVTGSWIIANLNVLLHTLLMARLSFCADNAIPHFFCDVTPLLKLSCSDTHLNEVVILTEGALIMITPFVCILASYVRITCAVLRIPSTKGRWKAFSTCGSHLAVVSLFYGTIIAVYFNPLSSHSSEKDTVATVMYTVVTPTLNPFIYSLRNRNLKRALGKVVGRKMFSVSGENQN